In Hydractinia symbiolongicarpus strain clone_291-10 chromosome 4, HSymV2.1, whole genome shotgun sequence, the following proteins share a genomic window:
- the LOC130641064 gene encoding uncharacterized protein LOC130641064 isoform X2 yields MDFNAENKVTSDDHIDSVPSVHSLIKGFQSRIGNGSTRSQKTTNANSDAGSDYKTPGYVAESPALERTKRTSTRRKLSIRHKKANKMTADDARYSILQSLGMSPFASNINRGIEKSFAFFDTQSLFFDVVNAATLKLLWEEGSSYTKKLTGASAASVRSNSTRKRAKSGEFDPQSGRFRSRAESMIDEGDNKENDLVQNCPYFRNEIADIEEQNSELNEASSKHKKDIAKLISMFNRNRSFENLRNNTYDGSKKHSRSRKEFESTEQDILLEDVSEDSSFFVWDEPNVSGKRIFDFEHIDRGALYYREYFYEKEHNNLFGIDEKLGPVGISVIREVLPKMAVLGHSTHDQNDKNANKKYQYRIIFRTCELYALRISVLENSIPSTSRHGSNRMLPLKDVLEYCFPDINLSCLRHGLTGPKVSEQLLKLDEQQLTLKYKIGLIYCKSGQKTEEEMYNNEKGGSEFLEFCSVIADKVALKGFQGYRAQLDNKNDSTGQHSLYTTFHGREIMFHVSTELPFTSHDRQQLLRKRHIGNDIVTVIFQEPGSVPFTPQMMRSHFQHVFIIVRVENPHTEYTKYQVAVSRSRDVPYFGPPIPPDKFSKNAAFREFLLSKLCNAEHAAHKSDKFTHMARRTRYEYMKDLATTQISTQNIDPPQKFAFSFSTKKKEKIHPPVHPEIWLQAGMVWSVKFDFEREGSGSSAFLSISTKAIVFIEQSTQEIILSIPCKHVLGWRPTSQTLKLFYGVGKMAFFTLVEDDLNELPYIVNRLKAVTPGCETQDLTLRRNNDGQLGFHVFYEGLVAEVEPYGLAWQSGLRKGSRLLEISGHVIGTMSHERMILMLKRPGAVRIVVLPPAPDGQPRNYKAVRNLRRYSSMTSVYSMSAATLAGIGDSSSNLSSSKEYLTGSTESYNNEIVITGKVRSISVEGAIGRKESRNSTTSGASDTSSYDMPAQFRDTYFHSPRSMHNTSIDRSHQERLITSRSASDLPSVNASKSNENSPQITQHKMKLTSPSISVDHELGEIERQLTDTRKSIDAKFYRSLANSPNPFFRDGKSSEKKTMETHAESRQEDDDVFSHKAKLEKGNVASVFTRRASDMHYPIVNEKVHMVLGKENSQPDEGKGTSYDVQKRQQNIDLIVNARTKKNNRNSLEAAFENPRELPAENDAPGYAIVDTVQEKVKTPAPVKPPRRFLTRNEHVSSESDPRLQKIKVQQCDSNESHRRTDSMELQESFSDCSLRSKSQEALNSEKENGPNRKGSLVRTKVRNAHDIMHERVKQNNSPTSLRREVLKQSNSIENVTSSPTHSSRKPHHASNLENGRRSASPQFSPKGNKRDNALIKAVDAAANSKIQTAEGHSNAVPVPIRKLEDRRGNHSTVLGRSPDDKLDDSLTETFAKLDAAFGFKPGTTTPPREERRRKRRSNRRRSRNFEPPSSDSSSDNNEVKRRGSRNSRKLVGEDISPRLPKSEDISPRLPKSEAEESLEAAISEFQMELSTMPEKNGVRGAVVAESGFKSKPILNNHQGSEESSLPFRKISSHAHQTARTESNPPKVPVRTCRPQILIDHQRIKQQKSVENHTASPKQSRITSESSYDPSNSAQRARMRSEAKVSLTAIRPWSPPPSTVKTSSNIKETVKVGHPERPLKKSGSQQSENTETHAPFKKTIERNHASKSERPKPDDLCLGENRKLNHGEHEVEVEIQEVVTEVVEDQLSPLPCVPISPTRGGIHSLPGRSNKRRRATLSEQVNQSCSTTCIPLVVRGLDLAANKGSTTSPWSKEDLHVMLTVMENELEQEREEKERLSQELTRSMEEKERLLEQSKQAASQLRKFTSLFLDSSPQEKQKVKQKQNDPR; encoded by the exons ATGGATTTTAATGCTGAAAACAAAGTAACCTCTGATGATCACATTGATTCTGTACCATCAGTGCATAGTTTGATTAAAGGCTTCCAATCACGAATAGGTAATGGTAGCACTCGGTCACAAAAAACTACAAATGCCAATAGTGACGCAGGTTCAGATTATAAAACACCAGGTTACGTAGCAGAATCTCCAGCTTTAGAGAGAACTAAACGTACAAGTACAAGAAGGAAGTTATCAATACGACATAAAAAAGCTAATAAAATGACTGCTGATGATGCACGCTATAgtatattacagtcgttaggcATGTCACCATTTGCTTCGAATATAAACAGAGGTATTGAGAAATCCTTTGCATTTTTTGACACGCAGAGCTTGTTTTTTGATGTTGTTAATGCAGCTACATTAAAACTTCTCTGGGAGGAAGGTAGTAGTTATACTAAAAAACTTACTGGTGCTTCAGCTGCTTCTGTGCGAAGCAATTCAACGAGAAAAAGAGCTAAGTCAGGTGAATTTGATCCCCAAAGTGGTCGATTTCGTTCTCGAGCAGAATCAATGATTGATGAAGGGGATaataaagaaaatgacttagttcAAAACTGTCCATATTTTCGAAATGAAATAGCTGATATAGAAGAACAAAATAGTGAATTAAATGAAGCTTctagtaaacataaaaaagataTAGCAAAATTAATTTCCATGTTTAACAGAAATCGTTCGTTTGAAAACTTACGTAATAACACATATGATGGATCGAAAAAACATTCCCGTTCCCGAAAAGAGTTTGAGTCTACAGAGCAAGATATTTTACTTGAAGACGTTAGTGAAGACTCTTCCTTCTTTGTGTGGGATGAGCCAAATGTTAGTGGGAAAAGGATTTTTGACTTCGAACACATTGATAGAGGAGCATTATATTATAGAGAATATTTTTACGAAAAAG AGCATAATAATTTATTTGGGATTGATGAAAAGTTAGGACCAGTGGGAATATCAGTGATCAGAGAAGTTTTGCCTAAGATGGCTGTTCTAGGACATTCCACACATGATCAGAACGACAAAAATGCTAATAAAAAGTATCAGTATAGGATTATATTTCGTACTTGTGAG CTTTATGCATTAAGAATATCTGTTTTGGAGAATTCTATTCCATCCACATCGAGGCATGGTTCCAATCGTATGTTGCCGCTAAAAGATGTTTTAGAATATTGCTTTCCGGATATTAATCTTTCTTGTCTAAGACATGGCCTTACAGGACCAAAG gtGAGCGAACAATTACTGAAGTTAGATGAACAACAG TTGactttaaaatacaaaattggATTGATATATTGCAAATCAGGACAAAAAACTGAAGAAGAAATGTATAATAATG aaaaaggtgGCTCCGAGTTCTTAGAATTTTGCAGTGTTATTGCAGATAAAGTGGCATTGAAAGGATTTCAAGGTTATCGAGCACAGTTGGATAACAAaa atgattCCACTGGTCAACATTCCTTGTACACAACGTTCCATGGAAGAGAAATTATGTTCCATGTCTCGACAGAATTACCCTTTACAAGTCATGATAGACAACAG CTTCTTCGAAAAAGGCATATTGGTAATGACATTGTAACAGTAATCTTTCAAGAGCCTGGTTCTGTACCGTTTACTCCACAGATGATGCGATCACATTTCCAGCATGTGTTTATTATTGTGCGAGTGGAAAATCCACACACGGAATACACGAAATACCA GGTTGCAGTAAGTCGTTCAAGAGATGTTCCCTATTTTGGCCCACCCATTCCGCCAGACAAATTCAGTAAAAATGCAGCATTCAGAGAATTCTTGTTGAGCAAAT TGTGCAATGCAGAACACGCTGCGCATAAATCTGACAAGTTCACTCACATGGCACGCAGAACTCGATATGAATACATGAAAGATCTTGCCACCACCCAGATTTCCACACAAAATATTGACCCACCCCAAAAGTTTG CGTTCTCATTCAgtacaaagaaaaaagaaaaaattcatccGCCAGTTCATCCAGAAATTTGGCTGCAAGCTGGAATGGTATGGTCGGTAAAG TTTGATTTCGAGCGTGAAGGATCAGGATCATCCGCGTTTCTTTCCATTTCTACGAAAGCAATCGTTTTTATTGAACAAAGCACGCAG GAAATTATACTATCAATACCATGTAAACATGTTCTTGGCTGGAGACCTACATCGCAAAC GCTGAAGCTGTTTTACGGTGTTGGAAAAATGGCGTTTTTTACGCTTGTGGAAGACGACTTGAATGAACTACCATATATTGTGAATCGTTTGAAAGCCGTAACACCCGGCTGTGAG ACACAAGACTTAACCCTTCGTCGAAATAATGATGGGCAATTAGGCTTTCACGTGTTTTACGAAGGTCTTGTAGCAGAAGTAGAACCGTATGGTCTTGCTTGGCAATCGGGTTTGAGAAAAGGAAGCAGACTTCTTGAG ATAAGTGGACACGTGATTGGGACAATGTCTCACGAGCGCATGATTTTGATGTTGAAACGTCCTGGCGCGGTTCGCATTGTTGTTCTGCCACCAGCACCTGATGGACAACCAAGAAA ttaTAAAGCCGTACGTAACTTGCGTCGTTATTCCAGTATGACGTCAGTTTACAGTATGTCGGCGGCTACTCTTGCAGGAATCGGCGACAGTAGCTCTAATTTGAGTTCATCTAAAGAGTATCTGACTGGCAGTACAGAGTCATACAATAATGAAATTGTTATTACTGGAAAAGTCCGTTCCATTTCTGTTGAAGG CGCTATTGGGAGAAAAGAAAGTCGGAACTCCACAACATCTGGTGCCTCAGATACATCGTCTTATGATATGCCTGCCCAGTTTCGAGATACGTATTTTCATTCACCAAGAAGCATGCATAACACTTCCATAGATCGCTCACATCAAGAACGGTTGATAACTTCGCGCTCTGCGTCTGACTTGCCATCAGTCAATGCAAGCAAATCGAATGAAAACTCTCCGCAAATAACACAGCATAAAATGAAGCTTACTAGTCCCTCTATAAGTGTCGATCATGAACTGGGAGAAATTGAACGTCAGCTGACCGACACTCGGAAAAGCATTGACGCCAAATTTTATCGGTCGTTGGCTAATAGTCCCAATCCTTTCTTTCGCGACGGTAAATCGTCGGAAAAGAAAACTATGGAAACTCATGCCGAATCTCGTCAAGAAGATGATGACGTATTTTCGCACAAAGCAAAACTGGAAAAAGGTAATGTGGCGAGTGTGTTTACGCGTCGAGCAAGCGACATGCATTATCCTATCGTCAACGAGAAGGTACATATGGTATTAGGAAAGGAAAATTCTCAACCGGATGAAGGGAAAGGCACGTCTTATGATGTGCAAAAACGTCAACAGAATATTGACTTAATAGTCAATGCACGCACAAAGAAAAATAATCGCAACAGTCTAGAAGCTGCttttgaaaatccgagggagtTGCCTGCGGAAAACGATGCCCCTGGTTATGCTATTGTTGACACTGTGCAAGAAAAGGTTAAAACTCCAGCTCCTGTCAAACCTCCTAGACGCTTTTTGACACGAAATGAACATGTTTCATCCGAAAGCGATCCGAGATTACAGAAGATAAAAGTTCAACAATGTGATTCCAACGAAAGTCATCGACGAACTGACTCTATGGAATTGCAGGAAAGTTTCTCTGATTGCAGTCTGCGTAGTAAAAGCCAGGAGGCTCTAAACAGCGAGAAGGAGAATGGGCCTAACAGAAAAGGTAGTTTAGTCCGAACGAAGGTTCGAAATGCTCATGATATAATGCACGAACGAGTAAAACAAAATAACTCGCCAACATCACTCAGGCGTGAAGTATTAAAGCAATCCAACTCGATAGAGAATGTAACTTCGTCGCCTACGCATTCGTCTAGAAAACCCCATCATGCATCTAATTTAGAAAATGGACGTAGAAGTGCCAGTCCGCAATTTTCTCCAAAAGGAAACAAACGTGACAATGCTTTGATTAAAGCAGTAGATGCTGCTGCTAATTCTAAAATACAGACTGCAGAAGGACATTCAAATGCAGTCCCTGTACCAATACGTAAACTTGAAGATAGAAGGGGAAACCACAGCACTGTGTTAGGAAGATCTCCGGATGATAAACTGGATGACTCACTGACCGAGACCTTTGCGAAGCTTGATGCTGCTTTCGGTTTTAAACCAGGTACGACTACTCCACCACGTGAAGAAAGACGAAGAAAGCGACGTAGCAATAGAAGACGGTCAAGAAATTTTGAACCACCTAGTTCGGATTCTTCCTCAGATAATAATGAAGTCAAACGAAGGGGAAGTAGAAATTCCAGAAAGCTTGTTGGTGAGGATATTTCACCTCGCTTACCTAAGAGCGAAGATATTTCACCTCGCTTACCCAAAAGTGAAGCAGAAGAGAGCTTAGAAGCTGCCATATCTGAGTTTCAGATGGAATTATCCACAATGCCTGAAAAAAACGGTGTAAGGGGTGCAGTTGTCGCTGAAAGTGGTTTTAAATCTAAACCTATCCTGAACAACCATCAGGGAAGCGAGGAATCGAGTTTaccttttagaaaaataagttcaCATGCGCACCAGACGGCTCGAACTGAAAGTAATCCACCTAAAGTACCTGTCCGTACATGTCGTCCGCAAATATTGATAGATCATCAGAGGATAAAACAACAGAAAAGTGTAGAAAATCATACCGCAAGCCCGAAGCAATCGAGAATAACAAGCGAGTCTTCATACGACCCATCAAATTCTGCGCAACGAGCCAGAATGAGATCAGAAGCGAAAGTTAGCCTTACTGCAATTCGACCGTGGTCACCCCCTCCGAGTACAGTTAAAACAAGTTCTAACATCAAAGAAACGGTAAAGGTAGGCCATCCAGAGAGGCCTTTAAAAAAGTCAGGCTCGCAACAAAGTGAAAACACAGAAACACATGCGCCTTtcaaaaaaacaattgaaaGAAATCATGCAAGCAAAAGTGAACGGCCAAAACCTGATGATCTTTGTCTCGGTGAAAATCGAAAATTAAATCATGGTGAACATGAAGTTGAAGTTGAAATTCAGGAGGTTGTAACCGAAGTTGTAGAGGACCAACTCTCTCCCTTACCTTGTGTACCAATCAGTCCAACAAGAGGAGGGATTCATTCGTTACCAGGACGCAGTAATAAAAGAAGACGGGCCACTCTTAGCGAACAAGTTAATCAATCATGTAGCA CCACATGTATCCCACTTGTTGTCAGAGGTCTGGATCTAGCGGCTAACAAAGGTTCAACAACTTCTCCCTGGAGCAAAGAAGATCTTCACGTGATGCTTACTGTCATGGAAAACGAGTTAGAACAg GAAAGAGAAGAGAAAGAGCGATTATCTCAAGAGTTAACTCGTTCAATGGAAGAAAAAGAACGATTGCTTGAACAATCAAAACAGGCTGCTTCTCAGTTGCGAAAATTCACCTCCCTTTTCCTCGATTCGTCGCCACAGGAAAAACAGAAAGTGAAGCAAAAGCAGAACGACCCACGATAG